In one window of Macadamia integrifolia cultivar HAES 741 chromosome 2, SCU_Mint_v3, whole genome shotgun sequence DNA:
- the LOC122089366 gene encoding MAR-binding filament-like protein 1-1 isoform X2: MNFVMGSSSFLQASLYQSLTPPPYSSSSFFCSNTKNAELKKKNNNNNKSSAATASMRPKNPNKARFCRRRAIFLMAISSFSFLQSRARAVDALITEKSIRMPGGEGPQTPKNLQKEKLHQREAQPNPFALLLNVIGIIGSGVLGALYALAQKEKEAAEATIESINARLSRKEAAMDSLQNSTERMLLNEQEERSKQIRKAKEEQQSLLDELASTNSTLTSLQKELRSERRFIKELEDQTDKLQTDLKKAAEDKMLLEADLKEKLYSIEVLQERINLLSVEMTKKEDTIRNLSSSLAGKEMEYKNLDSICKQAKADLAEANVEMKAVKDQLFRTQRELDLKNSAMEDLNARISSLISERDEKNRKMDALQKDYNNLKLSSEKKAALDAEILLKREQQLHQHKEKLELAFNETSNFQASITNLTQERDELKKLVEIEVSNVKSLTHELQITKETLGVSRVEVLDLSKELKHSRNLCEELSSEVSKVRAEFIEARESLKKNLDEAKSTVEVFSSELASVKALLEKTEEDLQSRSSELAVVTDTRDNLKKELVDVFRKAESAAHDLKEEKQKSALLKRELEASGKQILKDKEARRALEMDLEEATKSLNEMNRNALTLSRDLEMTNSRIANLGDENDILYKSLVEQKCVSQEARENVQDAQNLVMKLGKERVSFEKRAKKLQVELASAKGEILRLRSQINSSTVLNDQHQEKSTGRDAAVAVNDKHPEKSTGSDAAVAVKDQHQEKSTGNDAAVSVNDQHQEKIKDCNAAVAVNDQHQAKRTGHNAAVSVKRNTRRRKHGAQSDAS; encoded by the exons ATGAACTTTGTGATGGGGAGCTCTTCCTTTCTGCAAGCTTCACTTTATCAGTCTCTCACGCCTCCTCcttattcttcatcttccttcttctgttCTAACACAAAAAATGCAGAGCTcaaaaagaagaataacaataacaataaaagCTCAGCAGCCACAGCTTCTATGCGCCCGAAAAATCCCAATAAGGCCAGATTCTGCAGGAGGAGAGCAATTTTTCTTATGGCTATATCTTCTTTTTCATTCCTTCAGTCCAGGGCGAGAGCTGTTGATGCTTTGATAACAG aGAAAAGCATAAGAATGCCTGGGGGTGAAGGTcctcaaacaccaaaaaatcttcAAAAGGAG AAACTACATCAGAGAGAAGCACAACCAAATCCATTTGCGTTACTTTTGAATGTGATTGGCATTATTGGTTCAGGTGTTCTTGGTGCATTATATGCATTGGcacagaaggagaaggaggctGCTGAAGCAACAATTGAATCA ATAAATGCCAGACTGAGTAGAAAAGAAGCAGCCATGGATTCGCTGCAGAACAGCACTGAAAGAATGCTACTGAATGAACAAGAAGAACGATCCAAGCAAATTAGAAAGGCAAAGGAAGAACAGCAGTCATTGTTAGACGAACTAGCTTCAACAAACAGTACATTAACAAGCTTACAGAAAGAGCTACGAAGTGAGAGAAGGTTTATCAAGGAACTTGAAGACCAGACGGATAAACTTCAAACTGACCTCAAGAAAGCTGCTGAGGACAAAATGTTGCTTGAAGCCGACCTGAAGGAGAAGCTGTATTCTATTGAAGTCTTGCAGGAAAGAATAAACTTGTTAAGTGTAGAGATGACGAAAAAAGAAGATACTATTAGAAATCTCAGTTCCTCACTTGCAGGAAAGGAGATGGAATATAAGAACTTGGATTCTATCTGCAAGCAAGCCAAGGCTGACCTAGCAGAAGCAAATGTAGAAATGAAAGCTGTGAAAGACCAACTATTTAGGACTCAAAGAGAACTAGATTTGAAGAACTCTGCAATGGAAGATCTGAATGCCAGAATAAGTTCCTTAATTTctgaaagagatgaaaagaacagaaaaatggATGCTCTTCAGAAAGATTATAACAATCTTAAGTTGTCTTCTGAAAAGAAAGCTGCCTTAGAtgctgaaattttattgaagaggGAGCAACAACTTCATCAACATAAAGAAAAGCTCGAGCTTGCTTTTAATGAGACTTCCAACTTTCAGGCTTCAATCACCAATTTAACCCAAGAAAGGGatgaattgaagaaattggtGGAGATAGAAGTGAGCAATGTAAAAAGTCTGACGCATGAGCTCCAAATCACAAAGGAAACTCTTGGAGTGTCAAGGGTTGAGGTCTTGGATCTGTCAAAAGAATTGAAACACTCAAGAAATTTATGCGAAGAGCTCTCATCTGAAGTTTCTAAGGTTAGGGCTGAATTCATTGAAGCACGGGAatcattaaagaaaaatttgGATGAGGCAAAGTCAACTGTTGAAGTATTTTCAAGTGAGCTTGCATCAGTGAAGGCACTTCTGGAGAAAACTGAAGAAGATCTCCAAAGCAGGTCCAGTGAACTGGCAGTTGTAACAGATACTCGTGATAACTTAAAGAAGGAACTGGTTGATGTATTTAGAAAAGCAGAAAGTGCTGCTCATgatttaaaagaagaaaagcagaAATCTGCTTTGTTGAAGAGGGAGCTGGAGGCTTCAGGAAAGCAAATCTTAAAAGACAAGGAAGCAAGAAGGGCTCTGGAAATGGACCTGGAAGAGGCCACCAAGTCACTGAATGAGATGAATAGAAATGCTTTAACGCTTTCAAGAGATCTAGAAATGACCAACTCTAGAATTGCTAACCTTGGAGATGAGAATGATATACTTTACAAGTCCCTTGTTGAGCAAAAATGTGTTTCGCAAGAAGCTCGAGAAAATGTGCAAGATGCCCAGAACCTTGTGATGAAGCTCGGCAAGGAAAGAGTGAGTTTTGAGAAGAGAGCAAAGAAGCTGCAAGTGGAACTAGCTTCTGCAAAGGGTGAGATTTTACGGTTGAGGAGTCAGATAAACTCAAGCACTGTTTTAAATGATCAACACCAGGAAAAGAGCACAGGCCGTGATGCTGCTGTTGCTGTAAATGATAAACATCCGGAAAAGAGCACAGGCAGTGATGCTGCTGTTGCTGTAAAGGATCAACATCAGGAGAAGAGCACAGGCAACGATGCTGCTGTTAGTGTAAATGATCAACATCAGGAAAAGATAAAAGACTGCAATGCTGCTGTTGCTGTAAATGATCAACATCAGGCAAAGAGAACAGGCCACAATGCTGCTGTTTCTGTGAAGAGAAATACGAGGAGGAGAAAGCATGGGGCCCAGTCTGATGCTTCTTAA
- the LOC122089366 gene encoding MAR-binding filament-like protein 1-1 isoform X1 yields the protein MNFVMGSSSFLQASLYQSLTPPPYSSSSFFCSNTKNAELKKKNNNNNKSSAATASMRPKNPNKARFCRRRAIFLMAISSFSFLQSRARAVDALITEEKSIRMPGGEGPQTPKNLQKEKLHQREAQPNPFALLLNVIGIIGSGVLGALYALAQKEKEAAEATIESINARLSRKEAAMDSLQNSTERMLLNEQEERSKQIRKAKEEQQSLLDELASTNSTLTSLQKELRSERRFIKELEDQTDKLQTDLKKAAEDKMLLEADLKEKLYSIEVLQERINLLSVEMTKKEDTIRNLSSSLAGKEMEYKNLDSICKQAKADLAEANVEMKAVKDQLFRTQRELDLKNSAMEDLNARISSLISERDEKNRKMDALQKDYNNLKLSSEKKAALDAEILLKREQQLHQHKEKLELAFNETSNFQASITNLTQERDELKKLVEIEVSNVKSLTHELQITKETLGVSRVEVLDLSKELKHSRNLCEELSSEVSKVRAEFIEARESLKKNLDEAKSTVEVFSSELASVKALLEKTEEDLQSRSSELAVVTDTRDNLKKELVDVFRKAESAAHDLKEEKQKSALLKRELEASGKQILKDKEARRALEMDLEEATKSLNEMNRNALTLSRDLEMTNSRIANLGDENDILYKSLVEQKCVSQEARENVQDAQNLVMKLGKERVSFEKRAKKLQVELASAKGEILRLRSQINSSTVLNDQHQEKSTGRDAAVAVNDKHPEKSTGSDAAVAVKDQHQEKSTGNDAAVSVNDQHQEKIKDCNAAVAVNDQHQAKRTGHNAAVSVKRNTRRRKHGAQSDAS from the exons ATGAACTTTGTGATGGGGAGCTCTTCCTTTCTGCAAGCTTCACTTTATCAGTCTCTCACGCCTCCTCcttattcttcatcttccttcttctgttCTAACACAAAAAATGCAGAGCTcaaaaagaagaataacaataacaataaaagCTCAGCAGCCACAGCTTCTATGCGCCCGAAAAATCCCAATAAGGCCAGATTCTGCAGGAGGAGAGCAATTTTTCTTATGGCTATATCTTCTTTTTCATTCCTTCAGTCCAGGGCGAGAGCTGTTGATGCTTTGATAACAG aagaGAAAAGCATAAGAATGCCTGGGGGTGAAGGTcctcaaacaccaaaaaatcttcAAAAGGAG AAACTACATCAGAGAGAAGCACAACCAAATCCATTTGCGTTACTTTTGAATGTGATTGGCATTATTGGTTCAGGTGTTCTTGGTGCATTATATGCATTGGcacagaaggagaaggaggctGCTGAAGCAACAATTGAATCA ATAAATGCCAGACTGAGTAGAAAAGAAGCAGCCATGGATTCGCTGCAGAACAGCACTGAAAGAATGCTACTGAATGAACAAGAAGAACGATCCAAGCAAATTAGAAAGGCAAAGGAAGAACAGCAGTCATTGTTAGACGAACTAGCTTCAACAAACAGTACATTAACAAGCTTACAGAAAGAGCTACGAAGTGAGAGAAGGTTTATCAAGGAACTTGAAGACCAGACGGATAAACTTCAAACTGACCTCAAGAAAGCTGCTGAGGACAAAATGTTGCTTGAAGCCGACCTGAAGGAGAAGCTGTATTCTATTGAAGTCTTGCAGGAAAGAATAAACTTGTTAAGTGTAGAGATGACGAAAAAAGAAGATACTATTAGAAATCTCAGTTCCTCACTTGCAGGAAAGGAGATGGAATATAAGAACTTGGATTCTATCTGCAAGCAAGCCAAGGCTGACCTAGCAGAAGCAAATGTAGAAATGAAAGCTGTGAAAGACCAACTATTTAGGACTCAAAGAGAACTAGATTTGAAGAACTCTGCAATGGAAGATCTGAATGCCAGAATAAGTTCCTTAATTTctgaaagagatgaaaagaacagaaaaatggATGCTCTTCAGAAAGATTATAACAATCTTAAGTTGTCTTCTGAAAAGAAAGCTGCCTTAGAtgctgaaattttattgaagaggGAGCAACAACTTCATCAACATAAAGAAAAGCTCGAGCTTGCTTTTAATGAGACTTCCAACTTTCAGGCTTCAATCACCAATTTAACCCAAGAAAGGGatgaattgaagaaattggtGGAGATAGAAGTGAGCAATGTAAAAAGTCTGACGCATGAGCTCCAAATCACAAAGGAAACTCTTGGAGTGTCAAGGGTTGAGGTCTTGGATCTGTCAAAAGAATTGAAACACTCAAGAAATTTATGCGAAGAGCTCTCATCTGAAGTTTCTAAGGTTAGGGCTGAATTCATTGAAGCACGGGAatcattaaagaaaaatttgGATGAGGCAAAGTCAACTGTTGAAGTATTTTCAAGTGAGCTTGCATCAGTGAAGGCACTTCTGGAGAAAACTGAAGAAGATCTCCAAAGCAGGTCCAGTGAACTGGCAGTTGTAACAGATACTCGTGATAACTTAAAGAAGGAACTGGTTGATGTATTTAGAAAAGCAGAAAGTGCTGCTCATgatttaaaagaagaaaagcagaAATCTGCTTTGTTGAAGAGGGAGCTGGAGGCTTCAGGAAAGCAAATCTTAAAAGACAAGGAAGCAAGAAGGGCTCTGGAAATGGACCTGGAAGAGGCCACCAAGTCACTGAATGAGATGAATAGAAATGCTTTAACGCTTTCAAGAGATCTAGAAATGACCAACTCTAGAATTGCTAACCTTGGAGATGAGAATGATATACTTTACAAGTCCCTTGTTGAGCAAAAATGTGTTTCGCAAGAAGCTCGAGAAAATGTGCAAGATGCCCAGAACCTTGTGATGAAGCTCGGCAAGGAAAGAGTGAGTTTTGAGAAGAGAGCAAAGAAGCTGCAAGTGGAACTAGCTTCTGCAAAGGGTGAGATTTTACGGTTGAGGAGTCAGATAAACTCAAGCACTGTTTTAAATGATCAACACCAGGAAAAGAGCACAGGCCGTGATGCTGCTGTTGCTGTAAATGATAAACATCCGGAAAAGAGCACAGGCAGTGATGCTGCTGTTGCTGTAAAGGATCAACATCAGGAGAAGAGCACAGGCAACGATGCTGCTGTTAGTGTAAATGATCAACATCAGGAAAAGATAAAAGACTGCAATGCTGCTGTTGCTGTAAATGATCAACATCAGGCAAAGAGAACAGGCCACAATGCTGCTGTTTCTGTGAAGAGAAATACGAGGAGGAGAAAGCATGGGGCCCAGTCTGATGCTTCTTAA